A single genomic interval of Daucus carota subsp. sativus chromosome 1, DH1 v3.0, whole genome shotgun sequence harbors:
- the LOC108216907 gene encoding flavonoid 3'-monooxygenase CYP75B137: MIKDIQAVIFDTWSWLWLLIHTNDSAYAVAVTVTVLLVFSLFSWIFLKSKKISPPLPPGPRSFPLVGNLLSLDPNLHTYFASLGKTYGPIVTLWLGHKVGIVINSPVIAREVLKDHDTTFANHDIPVAGFESTYGGKDIVSTPYGSKWRMLRRVAASEMLSKTALDAVHGFRRKEIRETIGHLYSQKGLPVDVGEQMFVTLMNVITNMMWGGTVKGEDRAGLGTKVRLMVSEMTQLLGKPNVSDFYPGLARFDLQGVRKKMKVLAKKFDNILETVIKKRQEMDGKESRKDFLQFLLKLKDTQDAKEPLSMTRLKSLLMNMLIGGSDPTSNSVEFALAEMMNKPQIMQKLQEELDSVVGKDNVVEESHLPKLPYLYAVMKENLRLHPVLPLMVPHCPSETCVVGGYTIPKGSRVFVNIWLIHRDPSIWENPLEFIPERFLDGSWDYTGQDLKYFPFGSGRRICVGVAMAEKMFLFSLASLLHSFDWKLPEGQKLDLSETLGLVLKKQVPLVLIPTPRLSNPELYQ; the protein is encoded by the exons ATGATCAAGGATATACAAGCTGTGATCTTTGATACTTGGTCATGGTTGTGGCTTCTGATCCACACAAACGACTCGGCCTATGCAGTTGCAGTCACAGTCACTGTCCTGCTTGtgttttcattattttcttGGATTTTTTTGAAGTCGAAAAAAATTAGCCCCCCATTGCCACCAGGTCCTAGAAGCTTTCCTTTAGTTGGGAACCTCTTGTCTCTTGATCCTAACCTGCACACCTATTTTGCCAGCCTTGGTAAGACTTATGGTCCGATTGTGACACTGTGGTTAGGCCATAAGGTTGGCATCGTGATCAACTCGCCTGTAATAGCACGCGAGGTGCTTAAGGACCATGACACCACTTTTGCTAATCACGATATTCCAGTTGCAGGCTTTGAGTCCACTTATGGTGGCAAGGATATTGTGTCGACGCCCTACGGGTCAAAGTGGCGAATGTTGAGGAGGGTGGCTGCGAGTGAGATGCTCAGCAAGACTGCACTGGACGCTGTTCATGGTTTTAGAAGAAAGGAGATTCGAGAGACTATTGGGCACTTGTACAGCCAGAAAGGGTTGCCAGTTGATGTCGGTGAGCAGATGTTCGTGACTTTAATGAATGTGATTACTAATATGATGTGGGGTGGCACAGTCAAGGGGGAAGACAGGGCTGGGCTTGGAACCAAGGTTCGGCTAATGGTGAGTGAGATGACCCAGCTGTTGGGTAAGCCTAATGTATCCGATTTTTACCCTGGTCTGGCCCGATTTGACCTTCAGGGAGTCCGGAAAAAGATGAAGGTATTGGCGAAGAAATTTGATAATATCTTGGAAACTGTGATCAAGAAAAGGCAAGAGATGGATGGAAAAGAAAGTCGTAAGGATTTTCTGCAGTTTCTATTGAAGTTAAAAGATACTCAAGATGCAAAAGAGCCTTTAAGCATGACCCGTCTTAAGTCCTTGCTCATG AATATGTTGATTGGTGGGAGTGATCCAACTTCGAACTCAGTGGAGTTTGCCTTGGCTGAGATGATGAACAAACCGCAAATAATGCAAAAACTGCAAGAGGAGTTAGACAGTGTAGTGGGAAAAGACAACGTTGTCGAAGAGTCTCATCTTCCCAAGCTACCTTACTTATATGCTGTTATGAAAGAGAATCTGAGATTACATCCTGTTTTGCCACTCATGGTACCTCACTGTCCAAGTGAGACATGTGTTGTTGGGGGGTACACGATCCCCAAAGGGTCTCgtgtttttgtaaatatttggttGATACACAGGGATCCCAGCATTTGGGAAAACCCCCTGGAATTTATCCCAGAGAGATTTTTGGATGGTTCATGGGATTATACTGGCCAAGATCTTAAATACTTCCCATTCGGGTCAGGAAGAAGAATTTGTGTAGGGGTTGCTATGGCTGAAAAGATGTTCTTGTTCTCACTTGCGTCGCTGCTTCATTCCTTCGATTGGAAGCTCCCTGAGGGACAGAAATTAGATTTGTCAGAAACGCTTGGACTTGTGTTGAAGAAGCAAGTACCTCTTGTGCTCATTCCAACTCCGAGATTATCAAATCCTGAGCTCTACCAGTAA
- the LOC108211802 gene encoding flavonoid 3'-monooxygenase CYP75B137 yields the protein MSDAWSWWLLMFKTSDFAYAITVTATVLLVISLIILISTKTKKISPPLPPGPKSLPLVGNLLSLDPDLHIYFTTLGKTYGPIVTLWLGHKVGIVINSPVLASEVLKHQDTIFANRDVPAAANEVYGGKDIVWTPYGPKWRMLRRVSVIEMLSKSTLDSFHELRRREIRQTMGYFYSRVGLPVDIGEQMFLTTMNVVTSMMWGGTVKGHDRARLGTELRLVVNGMIQLLGMPNISDFYPGLARFDLQGVRKKMKVLAKQFDDIFETAIKRRQEMKAQEGSKDFLQFLLKLKDDQEAKMPLTMTELKALLMDMVTGGTDTTSNSLEFALAEMMNKPQIIQKVQEELDIVVGRNNMVEESQLPKLPYLYAVMKEVLRLHPILPLLVPHCPSETCVVGGYTVPKGSRVFINVWSIHRDPSIWEKPLEFIPERFLDGQWDYSGKDFKYFPFGSGRRICAGIAMAENMFLFSLASLLHSFDWKLPEGQKLDLSERFGIVLKKKVPLVLIPTPRLSNPELYQ from the exons ATGTCTGATGCATGGTCATGGTGGTTGCTTATGTTCAAAACGAGTGACTTCGCCTATGCGATTACAGTAACAGCCACGGTCCTGCTAGTcatttcattaattattttgatatctaCCAAGACAAAAAAGATAAGCCCACCATTGCCACCAGGCCCCAAAAGCTTGCCTTTAGTTGGTAACCTCCTTTCCCTTGACCCTGACCTCCACATATATTTTACAACCCTTGGTAAGACTTATGGTCCAATTGTGACGCTCTGGCTAGGCCATAAGGTTGGCATCGTGATCAACTCGCCTGTGTTGGCAAGTGAAGTGCTCAAACACCAGGACACAATCTTCGCTAATCGTGATGTCCCAGCTGCAGCCAATGAGGTTTATGGTGGCAAGGATATCGTGTGGACACCATACGGGCCTAAGTGGCGAATGTTGAGGAGGGTGTCTGTGATTGAGATGCTTAGCAAAAGTACATTAGACTCTTTTCATGAACTTAGACGAAGGGAGATCAGACAGACTATGGGGTATTTCTACAGTCGGGTTGGGTTGCCAGTTGATATAGGTGAACAGATGTTTTTGACTACTATGAATGTAGTTACTAGTATGATGTGGGGTGGTACAGTCAAGGGGCATGACAGGGCTCGGCTTGGAACAGAGTTAAGGCTTGTGGTAAATGGGATGATTCAGCTGTTGGGGATGCCTAATATATCTGATTTCTACCCAGGTCTAGCTCGGTTTGATCTTCAAGGGGTTCGTAAAAAGATGAAGGTGTTGGCAAAAcaatttgatgatatttttgagACTGCAATCAAACGGAGGCAGGAAATGAAAGCACAAGAGGGTAGCAAGGATTTTTTACAGTTTTTGTTAAAGTTAAAAGATGATCAAGAAGCAAAAATGCCACTTACAATGACCGAACTCAAAGCCCTGCTCATG GATATGGTGACCGGGGGGACTGATACAACTTCTAACTCATTGGAGTTTGCCTTGGCTGAAATGATGAACAAACCACAAATAATTCAAAAAGTGCAAGAAGAGCTGGATATTGTAGTGGGGAGAAATAACATGGTAGAAGAATCTCAACTTCCCAAGCTACCTTATTTATATGCTGTTATGAAAGAGGTTCTGAGATTACATCCTATTTTGCCACTCTTGGTGCCTCACTGTCCAAGTGAGACATGTGTTGTTGGTGGCTACACAGTTCCCAAAGGGTCTCGTGTTTTCATAAATGTATGGTCAATACACCGTGATCCTAGCATTTGGGAAAAGCCACTGGAATTTATCCCAGAGAGATTTTTGGATGGTCAATGGGATTATAGTGGCAAAGATTTCAAGTACTTCCCATTCGGTTCTGGACGAAGAATTTGTGCAGGGATTGCTATGGCTGAAAACATGTTCTTGTTTTCACTTGCATCCCTGCTGCATTCATTTGACTGGAAGCTCCCCGAAGGACAGAAGTTAGATTTGTCAGAGAGGTTTGGGATTGTGTTGAAGAAGAAAGTACCTCTTGTTCTTATTCCAACGCCAAGATTATCCAATCCTGAGCTCTATCAGTAA
- the LOC108198954 gene encoding flavonoid 3'-monooxygenase CYP75B137 has product MYQENLINVSDAWLWLGNFGNTNIRACILMTILVFISWFAVFIKSKKTSHPLPPGPRGLPLVGNFLSLDADNLHICFANLAKTYGPVMKLQLGRKACIVITSPSLACEVFKEQEINFINREVTAAGFEASYGGTDIVWTPYGPEWRMLRKVCVHEMLSNTALDSVYSLRRREIRRTVQYIYSQIGSPVNVGEHMFLTIINVITNMMWGSTVKGEERVVIGTKFRQVVNEITQLLGMPNVSDFHPGLARYDFQGIQKKMKDLVKRFDDIFETVISEKQKTGQEGIRDFMECLLKFKSDPDAKIPFTMTHIKALLMDMVVGGSESTSNTMEFALAELINKPQLMQKVQEELQTVVGDDDMVEESHIHKLPYLYAVMKETLRLHAPIPLMVPRCPTETSVVGGYTIPKGARVFINVWSIHRDPSIWERPLEFDPERFLDDKWDHSGKNFSYLPFGSGRRICAGITMAERMFLLSLASLVHSFNWNLPQGMKIDLSEKFGIVLKKRIPLVAIPTPKLSKLELYQ; this is encoded by the exons ATGTATCAAGAAAACCTAATCAATGTATCTGATGCATGGTTATGGTTGGGGAATTTTGGCAACACGAACATTCGTGCATGCATACTAATGACTATACTTGTATTCATTTCATGGTTTGCAGTATTCATTAAGTCGAAGAAGACTAGCCATCCATTACCACCAGGCCCTAGAGGCTTGCCGCTAGTTGGAAACTTCTTGTCTCTTGACGCGGACAACCTCCACATATGTTTCGCGAATCTGGCTAAAACCTATGGTCCAGTCATGAAACTTCAGCTAGGCCGAAAGGCATGTATTGTGATCACCTCCCCTTCCTTGGCATGTGAAGTGTTTAAAGAACAAGAAATCAACTTTATTAACCGCGAGGTTACAGCTGCAGGATTTGAGGCCTCGTATGGTGGCACGGACATTGTGTGGACACCATACGGGCCTGAGTGGCGAATGTTGAGGAAGGTTTGTGTGCATGAGATGCTAAGTAACACTGCATTAGACTCTGTTTATAGTCTGAGAAGGAGAGAGATCCGACGGACTGTTCAGTATATATACAGCCAAATAGGTTCACCAGTTAATGTAGGTGAGCACATGTTCTTGACGATAATAAATGTTATTACTAACATGATGTGGGGTAGTACAGTTAAGGGAGAAGAAAGGGTTGTGATTGGAACAAAGTTTAGGCAAGTGGTTAATGAAATCACTCAGCTGTTGGGAATGCCTAATGTATCGGATTTTCATCCTGGTCTTGCTAGATACGATTTTCAAGGGATCCAGAAGAAGATGAAAGACTTGGTAAAGAGGTTTGACGATATCTTTGAGACTGTTATCAGTGAAAAGCAGAAAACAGGACAGGAAGGGATTAGGGATTTTATGGAGTGTTTGTTGAAGTTTAAAAGTGATCCAGATGCGAAAATTCCTTTTACCATGACCCATATTAAGGCCTTGCTCATG GATATGGTGGTTGGTGGAAGTGAGTCAACCTCGAACACAATGGAGTTTGCGTTGGCTGAGTTGATAAACAAACCACAACTAATGcagaaagttcaagaagaattGCAGACTGTAGTTGGAGACGATGACATGGTAGAAGAATCTCATATTCACAAACTACCTTACTTATATGCAGTTATGAAAGAGACTCTTAGGTTACACGCTCCTATACCGCTCATGGTGCCTCGTTGTCCTACTGAGACAAGTGTTGTTGGCGGCTACACAATTCCAAAAGGAGCCCGTGTTTTTATAAACGTATGGTCTATACACCGGGATCCTAGCATTTGGGAAAGACCTCTGGAATTTGATCCTGAGAGATTTTTAGATGATAAATGGGATCACAGTGgcaaaaattttagttatttacCATTTGGATCAGGACGGAGAATTTGTGCTGGGATTACTATGGCTGAAAGGATGTTCTTGCTTTCCCTTGCATCACTAGTGCATTCGTTTAACTGGAACCTCCCGCAAGGAATGAAAATTGATTTATCTGAGAAGTTCGGGATTGTGTTAAAGAAAAGAATTCCTCTTGTTGCTATTCCAACACCAAAACTATCCAAACTTGAGCTCTACCAGTGA
- the LOC108211945 gene encoding flavonoid 3'-monooxygenase CYP75B137 translates to MSDAWSRWLLMFNTSDFTYALTVTVTVLLVISLITLISIKTKKISPPLPPGPKSLPLVGNLLSLDPDLHTYFTTLGKTYGPIVTLWLGHKVGIVINSPVLASEVLKHHDTIFANRDVPAAGEEATYGGKDIVWTPYGPKWRMLRRVCVSEMLSKSTLDSFYELRRREIRQTMGYFYSRVGLPVDIGEQMFLTTMNVVTNMMWGGTVKGDDRAGLGTELRLVVNGITQLLGMPNISDFYPGLARFDLQGVRKKMKVLAKKFDDIFETAIKQRKEIDEQEGSKDFLQFLLKLRDDKEAKMPLTMTHLKALLMDMVTGGTDTTSNSLEFALAELMNKPQIIQRVQEELDIAVGKNKMVEESHLSKLPYLYAVMKEILRLHPILPLLVPHCPSETCVVGGYTVPKGSRVFINVWSIHRDPSIWENPLEFIPERFLDGQWDYSGKDFKYFPFGSGRRICAGIAMAENMFLFSLASLLHSFDWKLPEGQKLDLSEKFGIVLKKKVPLVLIPTPRLSNPELYQ, encoded by the exons ATGTCTGATGCATGGTCAAGGTGGTTGCTTATGTTCAACACGAGTGACTTCACCTATGCGCTTACGGTAACAGTCACGGTCCTGCTAGTCATTTCATTGATTACTTTGATATCCATTAAGACAAAAAAGATAAGCCCGCCATTGCCACCAGGCCCTAAAAGCTTGCCTTTAGTTGGTAACCTCCTGTCCCTTGACCCTGACCTTCACACGTATTTTACAACACTTGGTAAGACTTATGGTCCAATTGTGACGCTCTGGCTAGGCCATAAGGTTGGCATTGTGATCAACTCGCCTGTGTTGGCAAGTGAAGTGCTCAAACACCACGACACAATCTTCGCTAATCGTGATGTTCCAGCTGCAGGCGAGGAGGCCACTTATGGTGGCAAGGATATCGTGTGGACACCATACGGGCCTAAGTGGCGAATGTTGCGGAGGGTGTGTGTGAGTGAGATGCTTAGCAAAAGTACATTAGACTCTTTTTATGAACTTAGACGGAGGGAGATCAGACAGACTATGGGGTATTTCTACAGTCGGGTTGGGTTGCCAGTTGACATAGGTGAACAGATGTTTTTGACTACTATGAATGTAGTTACTAATATGATGTGGGGTGGTACAGTCAAGGGAGATGACAGGGCTGGGCTTGGAACAGAGTTAAGGCTTGTGGTAAATGGGATAACTCAACTCTTGGGAATGCCTAATATATCTGATTTCTACCCAGGTCTAGCTCGGTTTGATCTTCAAGGGGTTCGTAAAAAGATGAAGGTGTTGGcaaaaaaatttgatgatatttttgagACTGCTATCAAACAAAGGAAAGAAATTGATGAACAAGAAGGTAGCAAGGATTTTCTACAGTTTTTGTTAAAGTTAAGAGATGATAAAGAAGCAAAAATGCCACTTACAATGACCCACCTCAAAGCCCTGCTCATG GATATGGTGACTGGGGGGACTGATACAACTTCTAATTCATTGGAGTTTGCCTTGGCTGAATTGATGAACAAACCACAAATAATTCAAAGAGTGCAAGAAGAGCTGGATATTGCAGTGGGGAAAAATAAGATGGTAGAAGAATCCCACCTTTCCAAGCTACCTTATTTATATGCTGTTATGAAAGAGATTCTGAGGTTACATCCTATTTTGCCACTCTTGGTGCCTCACTGTCCAAGTGAGACATGTGTTGTTGGTGGCTACACAGTTCCCAAAGGGTCTCGTGTTTTCATAAATGTATGGTCAATACACCGTGATCCTAGCATCTGGGAAAATCCACTGGAATTTATCCCAGAGAGATTCTTGGATGGTCAATGGGATTATAGTGGCAAGGATTTCAAGTACTTCCCCTTCGGGTCTGGACGAAGAATTTGTGCAGGGATTGCTATGGCTGAAAACATGTTCTTGTTTTCACTTGCATCCCTGCTGCATTCATTTGACTGGAAACTCCCCGAGGGACAGAAATTAGATTTGTCAGAGAAGTTTGGGATTGTGTTGAAGAAGAAAGTACCTCTTGTTCTTATTCCAACACCAAGATTATCCAATCCTGAGCTCTATCAGTAA
- the LOC108223494 gene encoding amine oxidase [copper-containing] gamma 1 has protein sequence MEICSLNRLSFLIFMLFISAVTWYTLSKPGYFDCTGSKTLRCTFSSREPAGSRQSNSNPNRNPNQKWKEITDAIPLHPLDPLTVQEINEVKAILTKYEPFLASFPAIHSLSLDEPEKSQVVAWKKGDPLPVRKANVITVLDGHTHVVVVDLGLGRVTSHVMDPFSGYPVVTLDDLGAALVVTYGNEAFKKAIAARGVEMVDLSCITLSPGWFGPGEEGRRITKVECFSSEGTPNFYMRPIEGITVIVDLDKKEVLKIIDIDRAIPIPKGENTDYRYVAQDQPANMRPINPISLEQPNGPSFTVQDGHVVTWANWVFHIKADQRAGLVISQARVRDSETGEPRSVMYKGFASELYVPYMDTDEAWYFRTYMDAGEFGLGATAMALVPLNDCPRNAYYMDGLFAAADGSPFIQPNMICIFERYAGDIGWRHSELPVNGFQNRESRPKVTLVARMIASVGNYDYIFDWEFQTDGLIRVKVGLSGMLMVKGTKHENVDQVYENNELNGPLVSENAIGVVHDHFITFHLDMDIDGTNNSFAKVNLVKEETLAGKSPRRSILKPHRKIVKTEDEAQIKLKIYDPSEFHVINPSRRSRLGNPSGYKIVPGGIAASLLDLDDPPQLRAAFTNNQIWVTRYNQSEQWAGGLLVYQSKGDDGLAVWSARNRSIENKDVVLWYTLGFHHVPCQEDFPVMPTVTSSFDLKPVNFFESNPILRAMPNFEKDLPVCGPGSLYQ, from the exons ATGGAGATTTGCTCCTTAAATCGCCTCTCTTTCCTCATCTTCATGCTTTTCATCTCTGCAGTAACATGGTATACTTTGAGTAAACCTGGCTACTTTGACTGCACCGGATCCAAGACACTCAGGTGCACCTTCTCGAGCCGCGAGCCCGCAGGCTCACGTCAATCAAActcgaacccgaaccgaaacccgaaccaGAAATGGAAGGAGATCACCGATGCCATCCCACTCCACCCACTTGACCCACTCACTGTCCAGGAAATTAACGAGGTCAAAGCCATTTTGACCAAATACGAGCCTTTTTTAGCTTCTTTTCCAGCCATCCATTCTTTGTCTCTCGATGAGCCTGAAAAATCTCAAGTGGTGGCTTGGAAAAAAGGTGACCCACTTCCTGTTAGAAAAGCGAATGTTATTACAGTCTTGGACGGCCATACACATGTTGTCGTTGTGGACTTGGGCTTGGGCCGTGTCACGAGCCACGTTATGGACCCGTTCTCGGGCTATCCTGTCGTGACTCTCGATGATCTTGGGGCCGCATTGGTGGTCACGTATGGTAATGAGGCTTTTAAAAAGGCTATTGCGGCCCGTGGAGTTGAGATGGTGGACTTGTCTTGTATTACGCTTTCTCCTGGGTGGTTTGGGCCTGGTGAAGAGGGCCGGAGGATAACTAAAGTTGAGTGTTTTTCGAGTGAAGGTACGCCCAATTTTTACATGAGGCCCATTGAGGGGATCACGGTGATAGTGGACTTGGACAAGAAAGAGGTATTGAAGATAATTGATATCGATCGGGCCATACCGATACCCAAAGGAGAGAATACGGATTATAGGTATGTGGCGCAGGATCAGCCTGCGAATATGAGGCCCATCAATCCGATTTCCTTGGAGCAGCCCAATGGCCCAAGTTTTACTGTCCAGGATGGACATGTGGTTACATGGGCCAATTGGGTTTTTCATATTAAGGCCGATCAACGGGCTGGATTGGTAATTTCGCAGGCCAGGGTTCGAGACTCGGAGACGGGTGAGCCCAGGAGTGTGATGTACAAAGGCTTTGCTTCAGAGCTGTATGTGCCATACATGGACACAGATGAGGCCTGGTACTTTAGGACATATATGGATGCTGGTGAGTTTGGGCTGGGAGCAACGGCCATGGCACTTGTGCCACTAAATGATTGTCCAAGAAATGCGTATTATATGGATGGGCTTTTTGCAGCTGCGGATGGAAGCCCATTTATCCAGCCCAACATGATTTGTATTTTTGAGCGTTACGCGGGTGACATTGGATGGAGACATTCTGAGCTCCCTGTGAATGGTTTCCAG AACAGAGAATCTAGGCCCAAAGTAACTCTAGTTGCTCGCATGATAGCATCAGTAGGAAATTACGACTACATTTTTGACTGGGAGTTTCAGACAGATGGTTTGATTCGTGTTAAG GTAGGACTATCAGGAATGCTAATGGTGAAGGGAACTAAACACGAAAATGTTGATCAAGTGTACGAAAACAATGAGTTGAATGGTCCATTGGTGTCTGAAAATGCGATTGGTGTCGTGCATGATCACTTCATTACCTTTCACCTTGACATGGATATCGACGGTACTAATAACTCATTTGCTAAGGTGAATTTAGTTAAAGAGGAAACTTTGGCTGGAAAATCTCCGAGGAGAAGTATTTTGAAGCCTCATAGGAAAATTGTGAAAACAGAAGACGAAGCGCAGATTAAGCTTAAGATCTATGATCCATCTGAATTTCATGTAATAAATCCTTCGAGGAGGTCTAGATTGGGAAATCCCTCAGGGTACAAAATTGTTCCTGGTGGCATTGCTGCTAGCTTGCTTGATCTTGATGATCCTCCACAACTGAGGGCCGCTTTTACTAATAATCAG ATATGGGTCACGCGATACAATCAGTCTGAGCAATGGGCTGGTGGACTCTTAGTCTATCAAAGTAAGGGAGATGATGGTCTTGCTGTGTGGTCTGCTAG GAATCGCTCAATTGAGAACAAGGATGTTGTTTTGTGGTACACACTTGGATTCCATCATGTGCCATGCCAAGAAGATTTTCCGGTGATGCCAACTGTAACATCAAGCTTTGATCTAAAGCCGGTTAACTTCTTTGAAAGCAATCCAATTCTTAGGGCCATGCCCAACTTCGAAAAGGATCTGCCAGTTTGTGGCCCAGGTAGCTTATATCAGTAA
- the LOC108205295 gene encoding UDP-glucuronate 4-epimerase 3, whose amino-acid sequence MTQLKPILSHLDAIPSTPGKFKPEKSFSYYYRLRLHSKLTLWSFIFVVAIVFLVLVSAPAPAPEGNRRSLQTAGKYAGSGWENRVRVSARGKTGRVVLVTGAAGFVGAHVSAALKRRGDGVVGLDNFNKYYEITLKESRKLLLEKDGVFVIKGDINDAGLLKKLFETVSFTHVMHLAAQAGVRYAMKNPASYIQSNVAGFVNLLEACKSANPQPAVIWASSSSVYGLNSKVPFSEKDRTDQPASLYAATKKAGEEIAHSYNHIYGLSLTGLRFFTVYGPWGRPDMAYFFFTRNILKGKSIMIFEGVDHGTVARDFTYIDDVVKGCVGALDTAKKSTGSGGKKKGAAQFRIYNLGNTSPVPVSKLVSILEKHLKVKAKKKVVTMPRNGDVPFTHANISLASKELGYKPTTDLEAGLKKFVKWYLSYYDSEKQHASW is encoded by the coding sequence ATGACGCAATTGAAGCCGATATTATCGCATCTCGACGCAATTCCGTCGACGCCGGGGAAGTTCAAGCCGGAGAAGTCGTTCTCGTACTATTACCGGCTCCGATTGCACTCTAAGCTCACTCTGTGGTCGTTTATCTTCGTGGTGGCGATTGTTTTCTTGGTTTTGGTGTCGGCTCCGGCGCCGGCGCCGGAGGGGAATCGCAGGAGTTTGCAGACGGCGGGGAAGTACGCCGGGTCGGGTTGGGAGAACCGTGTCCGGGTCTCGGCCCGGGGGAAAACGGGTCGGGTCGTGCTGGTGACCGGAGCGGCGGGGTTCGTGGGGGCCCACGTGTCGGCGGCGCTGAAGCGGAGAGGAGACGGTGTGGTGGGGTTGgataattttaacaaatattacGAGATTACCCTTAAGGAATCGAGGAAATTACTTCTTGAGAAAGATGGGGTTTTTGTGATCAAAGGGGATATCAATGATGCTGGGTTGCTGAAGAAGCTTTTCGAAACGGTGTCGTTTACTCATGTGATGCATTTGGCTGCTCAGGCCGGAGTACGGTACGCGATGAAAAACCCTGCTTCTTATATTCAAAGTAATGTTGCTGGTTTTGTTAATTTGCTAGAAGCTTGTAAGTCAGCAAACCCTCAGCCTGCTGTAATTTGGGCCTCTTCGAGTTCGGTCTACGGGCTGAACTCGAAGGTGCCCTTTTCGGAAAAGGATAGGACTGATCAACCTGCTAGTTTATATGCTGCAACTAAGAAAGCTGGTGAGGAAATTGCTCATAGTTATAATCATATTTACGGGTTGTCGTTGACGGGGTTAAGGTTTTTTACTGTTTACGGGCCTTGGGGGAGGCCGGATATGGCATATTTCTTTTTTACAAGGAATATACTTAAGGGTAAGTCGATTATGATTTTTGAGGGTGTGGATCATGGGACGGTGGCGAGGGATTTTACCTATATTGATGATGTGGTGAAGGGATGTGTGGGTGCGTTGGATACAGCGAAAAAGAGTACGGGGAGCGGGGGGAAGAAGAAAGGCGCGGCGCAGTTCAGGATTTACAATTTGGGGAATACGTCGCCTGTGCCTGTTAGTAAGCTTGTGAGTATATTGGAGAAGCATTTGAAGGTGAAGGCGAAGAAGAAGGTGGTGACTATGCCTAGGAATGGGGATGTTCCATTTACCCATGCGAATATCAGTTTGGCTAGTAAGGAGCTGGGTTATAAGCCTACAACGGATTTGGAGGCTGGATTGAAGAAGTTTGTTAAGTGGTACCTTAGTTACTATGACTCTGAGAAGCAGCATGCTAGCTGGTGA